gttatcagaaaactgaaaaggttgtgattacctaaccttgtagcatccaagaaaaattggagttcagtatgcatcagtcaaagcaaaatgtggacctactttcttttatggaactttaatagcagaacgttatgatggagaaagcatcatgcctttttatagctgaattgaattttaataaattgtccaaaagctattttcatgtaattcagttcttttagtttgatcatggattttcagtaatgactgaatcagttcaatatttatagagaattaataaacatattattgagattcttactgtgatttattcatatgactgaagtagctagaaccttcttacaaaaaaaaaacataataccacgatcaattcgagattcatgtctcttacgtatgaaaatagtggacggttaaaatttttacgaagaatttttctaaccgcctccgattgtttggattcttttcatcttactcaatgaaagaaatgcttttcgaacgttgggtgaaatttacaggtaactttttctaaaaagtgcctttccgtacaaaattacgaaatataggttaatgtcatcactgtttacattttgggaagatgaagtaattcaaggaaagacatacgttcagccaccgaacatcagccttcaaaatttcatagcctacttgacgacgaatttttttgaacgcacgttatttgtCCTTCGATAAACATGGACAATTTTCTAGAATAATACTGTGGAATAGTTAACCTACGTGACTatgtatttgtttttattatagTCAATtgggtttttcatttataagcTGCAAAACTTCGCTGTTACTCAAAAGTAATGCACGCTGCATGGTggacaaaaatgatatttttcatgACAAGAATTGTTCCTTTCAGACGCGGGTTGACGTTAGAGGAGGCTCTCCATATGGCGTACGATGATGATATAGATGTTCGTGAAATATTTATTGAGCCCCCCGATTCGAATATTCTCACGGATGAAGATTCCGGAGAGGAAGATAGTGGTGGAATGCTCGATAATCTTTCTGGGCGACAACTATCCCAAAAAGCGGAAGTAATTCTGAACCAACCGGTAGCCTCCTGTTCACCCGAACCAGAAGAATTCTTGTTTGAAAGACCCGGGATGAAAGATATCACTTGGTTGAAGGGTGATTTTGAAGAAATGCCTAAACAATTTCCTCAGCCAGATTACACTAGATATGACAACATGAgttacatcgatattttcgaatctTTTTTGGATGAAGATATAATACAACTACTTGTTGATGAATCGAATAAATATGCACTTTTCTGCAACAAACCTCATCCGAATATAAGTGAAGATGAAATGAAATGCGTTATTGCAATTCTGATAGTAACAGGCTATAATGAATTACCTGGAAGAGACTATTACTGGGATTCGAAAGCAGATATGAAAAATGCGTTAGTATGTGATTCTATGAGGCGAGACAGATTCAGGCAGATTCTCAAATATTTGCATTGTAGCGACAATACAAAACCCCATTTGGAAGATAAAATGTGGAAACTACGTCCACTCATGGACCTTTTGAAACGTAAGTTCATCGATAATTGGATTCCTGAGCAACAGTTGGATTATGACGAATCCATGATCAAATATTTTGGAAAGCATTCCTGTAAACAGTTTATACGTGGGAAACCCATCAGGTTTGGATACAAGATGTGGTGTCTCAATTCCACTTCTGgctaccttgtcaattttgattTGTACACAGGCAAAAATCCACGTGGGAATTCTAAATATGAGGTCCAATTTGGAAAATGTGCTGCCCCTTTGATAAATATGATCGACGAATTTCCAGAACATTGCAAACATCTTCCAATCAAgttttatttcgataatcttTTCACAAGTTTTAATTTGCTATATTATCTAAAACAGAAAGGTTATGATGGAACCGGCACGATGAGAGAGAATAGAATTCCCAAAAGTTGCAACTTACCCCCAAAAAAAATAATGAGTAAAACGAAAAAGAGAGGAGACTTAGTCAATGCTATTGACAGAGAACATGGAATTCTGATCACTAAATGGATGGATAATAATGTAGTGATAGTAGCATCTACATGTCATGGTATCAATCCAGTTACTCAGGCCAAGAGATATTCTCAATCAGAGAAAAAAATCATCCAGGTATCCCAACCAAAACTTATAACAGAGTACAATAAATGCATGGGTGGCACAGATTTTATGGACCAACAAATTTCCAGGTACAGAATCTCTTTACGTAGAAAAAAGCGGTGGTGGTCAATATTCACTTGGCTCCTTGATGCATCTGTAGTGAACGCTTGGATTACATCTAAAAGATGCAAACATCTTCAACCACTAAGTCAACTAGAATTTAGGAGAGAAATAGCCCAAGCATATCTATCCAAATTTGGTTCCTAAGGGAGCAGGGAGACCTTCTACATCTAGGTCAAGTACCTCAAATAACAGaatatctgacaatttgagaTATGACAGGATGGATCATTTACTCACCACCATCCCCAATAATAAGAGACGTCGTTGCGCTGGAGAAGGATGTACATCCAGTGTACGTTTCATGTGCCTAAAATGTGATGTGGGACTCTGCTTGGAGTGTAATGTCAAATTCCATAGAAAGTGAACATGAcctaaaaacattattttttgtgagaaatatatatttttttaaaaactgCTTGAATTAAAGTTGTTCAATAAACCTTTTCAAATAAGAATTTCAGAGATTTACTTGTAttacaaagaaaaaaataattccgCCCTTAGAGGGTTAAGAAAATTGTTATGTTTTAGATGATCCTGTGttcagaaaaaattatgaaaaagcaGTTATACGTATTAGCAACAATTTAAATGTAAGTATTTCCAGTATACTGAGGTTTTAGAAACTAATGATTCATATACTTAGGTATTTTCTTTTGTCTACGAAATCTCCATGTATTTAATAATTCACTGTTGAACAAATATTCATGTTTGTTTTTCAGAATGTTCGTGAAGGGAATTCTTGCCAAGATTCAGAGCAGGTTATCTATGATTCAGAGTCAGCAACAGCCGGACTagtggaaaaagaaaatgtaagatttgGTCTGAATTATGTCATTatgaaggaaattattttcatgaatattttagGTTGGTTTTGAGAATAATAGAACTTGCACAATATGATCCACCAAAAAAAACAGTGAAATCGATATAGAAGCTACTTCGTTGTTCCTGCAAATGCGACAAAGTTTGTCGAAAGAGTTTGATGATCAAAAAAACCCAAAAAACGTGTTATGACAACGGATTGCTCAGACCCTCAATGAAAATGGTTTTTTTGTTGGAACAGGGTGTGAAGGAGCAGAGAAATGTAGGAAGAAATTTGCGAATTTGCAAGCAGCGTTTGTTAAATATAAAGATAAGAAGCGACAAACTGGGCAAGGCAATGTTACAAAACCTCCATTTTTTGACGAACTTGAAATTATATTGGGCAACAAAGACAAGGTTGCACCACCCCTAATTATCGACAGTATTGCTCAGCAGGCAAATACATCCATAAATGATACCGAGAATAGTGAATCAGATGTGATTCTATGTGATGAGGCAGAAGCCTCCACATCCAAAGGGTTGCcaaagaaaaacaaattcttAAACATAAGATCATCTGCAAGGCCAGATAAGAACCAGTTACTGAGAGAATTAATAGACTTACAAAAGCAAGACATAGAAGAAAGGAGATCTGAATTCAAGATAGTAATTAATTTTCAGGAAACGAGTTCCCAGCAGTGACATGAACAAATTATGGCTCTAATAAAAAAAGACCGAGAAAGAGATAAAAAAAGAAAGAGAGACCACAGTGATAGTGATTAGTGTGCCTTGAAATTATATCAATATGTTGATttgttgtaaaaaaaaattttttttgtttttgatatgtatATAGAATAGGTGAACAAAGAGTTATTTTTGTtagaatgattatttttttacatTAATAGGCAAGTTATTCTGTTATATAAAAAGACTGAATGAGAATTTATTTCATATTTAACTTtgttaatatttattttatgaaattatAAAATCAAACAAATAATTAAGAAATGTTATTTCTCTTTTGTATcccaatattttcattgaacatATAGAAGGCTCCCTCCTCATCTTCATCATTCATGACATCAACATTATATTCTTCCTTCCATTCATCACTATTTGCATAGCAAAAGTTGTGCAACACACAGCAAGCTGTTATAATTTTGGAAGCTTTTATTGGGCAGTTtacatagatatattttagTACCTCCATGTTCCCTTCCAACATGCAATAACTTATAAAATGTTTCCTCAGTCATTCGAAACAATAAAAAGAAATCATAATTTAAATAATTGGAAACCCAATCATCCTGATATATCGACCTTATATGTTTTTCCCTGCTTTCATGTATTATAATTGCCCGATTAATATAATTTCTACTTGGGAAGAGTACCTCTGCTGCCAATAATGCACTTTCTTCAGCgtcattcagaatatataaatatttttgaaataatgaatccATTTTAgcaaacaaattgaaaattcaatcaAAGAGGAACTCAATTCGAatcgctgtctaatgacaatgACAGATGattcaaccatcagcgatattctattttagcgacaacaaaattaatgacgtcacgcttaaagacgcttgaagacatcgattaagacgcttaatagCCAAAATATGGCTTAGATTTTGATAGAGAACATAGACCTAATATCAGATTGATTGATTTTAGGTCTatcgaaatacgacgaaaataTGTCCCTTTGAGAGGAAAGATGTAGACgtagcaacccatctctttctaatggttcgacAACCAATCGAACAACCGCATCAGAAGTCGAACGTaacatcgttataaaccaattgacagagcgcagagagagatagattgcaCTACATCTtacctttcagtcttcctcagtttgcctgcatctAGATGCCgtttcagttcttttagagttcaatggttatCAAACACATGACTGATGAGTCACACAAGGAGCTCTAATATGGCCGTTTCTGTTCAAAAGGTTATTCAAAGGAAAAGCCCAGTATGCTACTTTcttgtattttatattttatggaTTCCTCTGACTGAGAGCCTTTTATTCAGAAGTTTGGTGTTGATCACTCAATAAGCCAATGAGCTTCTTGCTCGAATTTCAGGATGCTCAAAAATTGAGGTTTGTTCaaactagaaaaaaaaagaaatgaattATCACCTTTGATTCGTCGACGTAGGCATAGGCATCGACGAAGGCGGGAAATGTGGGTGAATCATATATTCTCAAAAAGAAGTTTGGCGAATTTGCTCATTTGTGGCATGATCTGCAAGAGGACGATGACCACCACTTCTCTTATTTCCGAATGAAAAAGGAAACATTTCAATACgttcttgaaaaaattcaatgcaAACTCAGTCGCAACCTCCTTCCACAATTACGCATCATATGATAATTACTTTCCCTTTGGTCCCACAAAGAAGAATTAACTTCTCGCTGTCCATTTTTTTCCTCAATTCGAATCCGATCGCAACTAAAATCCCAACAGGGTGGGATCGCATCGCACATCGCACGTATACGTACGAAAACTGATGAACGATGGACGCGGACCCAAATAGATATACGTGATGGGATGTCTTAACTGagtcttttacgtagaacggacaacatagcgctgatttaaaacccaaaaatgttttgacaagcgtcataacctaacattttcatactatacagagtgaaatgtttcaaatttccatggccaaccgactgctaaaataaaagtgaatggagcatAGTGAATTTGGCGATAAGTCCTACTAAGCCAACCTGCTCTATGTTCATACAGAGAGTtatcatattttttattataattacatacaAAAAGTTGTCATGCACCGTCATGCGAGAACGCCTTTTTGGAGAATCAGTTAAATATTTCAGTACATTGTTTTTATTCGAATAATTACTATTCGTTAAGAGATGTTACTTATTCAAGAAATTATATTTGAGTTATGAGTGTATGTATTTGATGGTTATGAGTGTATTTTGCTAGTTATGTATTCAATCAGAAGTTGTTAGCTTAAttttaataatgaaaatttcgatttcactAAATTAATTATTCCAAAGAGCttaaatgaagaaataaaatatagGTTAGTCGACGGTTAACTGttgcattttttattttttgcttACACAAAAATTCAGtacgaaattttcgaaatattccatGTATCAATTCTTTATGTAACATCATATTTGTATTCAAATTTCGCATTATATCTCCCATTTTTTAACCCTCCTTTCACGAAGCTcaaatttttgcaataaatgTTCGAATGAGTAGCATGcaacaaataattatttttgatcTACTCTATTACGTCTTCAACCATTTCATTATTGTTAAGCTCCTCGATAATTTGCAGTTTTCACCGATATTCGAATAATCAAGTGCAACCGTATTTCCAATTTATGAATCTTCTCAAGAGTTAATCAAAATAATCCAATCAGTACGCCGCTGAAAACTGTATGCACAGAAAGCTAATATTGTATGCAGCGTTGCCAAAACCGCAGAATATTTTTATCTTTTTCTAGCCCCAAGTTAGAGAATTCAATGTTGGCTTCATAACAATCCTGATATTATTAATGGAATGCTGACTCTTTCTATGTCATTGGTTTGTCCATTTGCATTTCTACAGTCCTCTTCTGTTTCTGCAATCTGTATATCCGGGGACTTCAGAAATGTGTCACAGgttcaaaatgcttgaatttaTTGGAGAGCTATGAATCCATACCactgcttgaaaaaaaaaacagtgcaAATTAATTGAAGCCAGCCGAATGGTCATCAACTTACGCAAGCaagctgaaaaatatttcagaatttttcataaaactaGCAAAATATATAATCCAAATGCAAAAAACTTGTATCACATCTTGGTCAGACCATGCAAACTGTGGAAGCTTCTTCACTGGGTGCGTTTGGAGATCATatatatgatgatgatgaatctGTTGATGACTTGATTCAGCTGACGGAAGTAATATTGAAAAGTTATTTCGAATTGAGGATACACCATGAGGCGAGGAAGAATCTGGATGAAATCAAGGTCAAGATCCCTGATCACCAGAAATGCATAGGATATTGATAGATAATGTAATATGTATACACAATCTTCATCAGTTGAAAAAGCCCAGATCATGCAAATGAACTTTGGTTAgtaaaacttttttgttaaaACCTACAATGCATGTAAGTGACTCCTGAAAATAGACGGAAAGAAAAATCGTAACAGTTAGCCAGTAAAAACTTCTTTCTATATAGTGAATGTTGAATAGTGAAACCAAATTGAGTGAACACATTTTCAAGTGTTAAAATTCCCAATAATTCTTCTGAGTTGAAATCCATAAAGGTGGTTTATGTATGTATATGTACTAtgttcgaaattttgtttttgaataacAAAGGGAACATACGGAATATTCTTAAATTATAAGCAATAGTTCTCCTCTTCACTGATTAACTAAAATATTCACTTCAAATCTAGACTCCACTCACCACATAGCAATCCATCAAAAATGTACTGTACAACTCGGACAATCGCTAGACCGAACAGTGCAGTAATCCGGACACGTAAAGATTCGGGCATTTTTAAATTTCCACTTCTCAAATTCGGGTGCGAAAATATTCATATGCAAAACAATATAATTTTCTTGTTTTAACAAGTAAAACATAGTAGCATGACGGTTTGCAAACGGCACTGTGCACCGGCGAATTCCTTCTTTGTGCATTTGGCTTCACTTACTTACATTTACTTGCACTCGCTGAAAAATCAGACATCAGAATTCTTGGTGTGAATTTTAATTTAAGTGATAAACCCTATTTTTTCACACTTTCAAGCTTCCTTTCATAAATTCATTACTTCAATAATCCGGACGCCTCGATAGTCCGGGCATGTCCCGAAACGATCTCTGCCCAGAGTACTGAAGTTATGCTGTAGTAGtaatgtttattttcaattctaatAATAATTTGTACAATTGCAAATTATTGGAAAACTGTTTCATAGCCGTGGGTTAATTCAATCCATGTAAATTCTGGTATTTATGGCAGGTTGTTCATCAATTGATTGCAGCAATTCTACAAGGAAAGGTTCCTCAATAAAACATTTCCCTAGGGATCCAGTGAAAGGGTGTTcgatgaaaatgaaaagaaataatTGGAAGCCCACTGGATATTCTTGTTCATGCGAGGTAAGATCTCAATTTTATTTGCCAGTTCTCAAATAACGAAGAATGAATCTTAGGTTCATTTTGCTCCAGGAATGTGGAATAAAAACAGATTGGTTGGTAAAAGAATTTTGAAATCCAGTGCTGTGCCCACAATCTCTTCAGTTTCACAACCCCTTCAATTTCACAACCTGTGAAAGTGCGCCAAAGGAAATAGGAAACAGCCAAAATTGAGTAAACCAATACCCATCTCCTAAGAAACCGAAGTCGGGCAAGTACTTAAAACAAAGGCATATCCTTTAAAAAATTATGTAATGTCAAAATAGTGTTAATGTGtatcaaataatcatgatattAAATTATATGATACGACATCAGAAATCCATGATAACATCAATTTTGAGGTAGATTTAAATACTTCTACTTCTCGAGCTGAATTGAATAATAGTGACACGGTTAAGTCTAGTGGAAATAAAACTAGTCCACAAAATCTCACAAATGGATTATTCGATAAATTAGATAAAATGTATTTGATAGAAAAGCTCAAGGCTAGGAAGTAAGCTTTACCGTTAGAACAGCATGAGGAGGTTGTCATAAAGAATGCTATTAAAATTATGGGTCAGAAAATATGCTTTTATTGGTAAATCATCCATTTACTCAGATTGAATTATGTAACTCAAGATTTTAGCATTTCTCTTTTCATTATCAATTCGTTAACTGTTGATGAAATGTTTGGCagttttcataaactgtctGATTATTTagtgaaatttatattttttcttttgtatTCATATCAAACCTGCTGGGTTTCTTCAGAATTCTATGCGGAACAACTTGtggtaatttgaaaaattgtgtaatTTCAAGCTATTCttgtgaatattttcaatgataattgtctgaaatatcaaaatttttagCAACACAACTGTCCTCGAATTACCGTCAAACGGGGCGAGGTGGATCAAAAATCGAGGTTTTTTAGGAATAAGATTCAAAGTATCAGTGCGAGCGGGCTGGCGTTTGTAATATAGATTATATGATCCTTTTGCTATCGATTGGCCTATTTACCGAAATTTTTGGCTGCgcagtttttgaaattttttgtttgaagtGCGATCCACTTCACCTCGTACTTTGGGGTGTAGTGGATCACATTTTAAAAATCAATGGATATTCACTAACTATACGAGGGtgcaattggatcagatgaaatgaaagaaaaatctattttgagTCCTAAGACCAACAGGTGCTGTGAAATCAGAACTATaaccattgaaaaaataaaaaaatctatattCTTTCTGTGTATAATTAAACATATTTTgtttcaaaacaaaataaacaacgaaaataaatttctaacgAACATAAAAAGAGTGTTTTGAATGGTACGGGTGCAGCTAGGAAAGTGGGCAACTCCCCCCCAAAGAtaccaacaattcaaatttttttctagtaCAAACATTGAACGATCGTTCGGTGtaaccccccccccccccaacAAAATCTTCACTGCGCCACTGAATGAAAGTATTTGAGAGAATCAATTCTCTCTCTTCTTTGGCTTTTCACAAGAGCTATATCCTCTGCATGCGGATATACTAAAAGGGTATTTTTGCGACATGGGCCTTTACGCAACATGGTCAAACATGTGTAAATCATTggtgatccacttcacccctCACTTTTGAGTgatgtaacaaatatttttttcctaaagaactgtgatttcaaaatggggaataacATTACAACTAGTTTATACGTAACTTGCAAAAGTTTAGGTGAGAATAACTACTATTAGTTATTcccaaatacactgcgcaatttgacccaagaggaatgtgcccaagcggtagttttgcgagaagaagggtggacatacacaagaattgcagaaaggtctggagtttcccatataagtgtgtccagaatgttgcagcgggagacaggtatgaatgtccgaagaccaggacagggtagacaccacgggtaacaactgccattcaagaacgttacctacttgagagtttcttcgttgggacaacggtttgcaaccgcccgcctccttcaaattcagcttgagcaaactcatgaggtgcaaattagcactcagacaataagaaatcgcctcagagaatatgatttaaggcctcgtgtcgcggcaagaggcccagctcttaccccagcccatcgaagggcgcgtttggattttgcgagaaagcatatccattgggaaaaggccgattgggaaagagttctcttcacaaatgagtctagattctgcctctaccattgtgatcgacgttcccttgtatacagacgtccacatgaaagatatgctcagtgcaatctcctgaatactactggtttcgggggaggatcgattatggtatggggtggaatatctttgactgctcgcacagacctagtgatcgttgataatggagctatgaatgctgataagtatatatcTTGAAGaacatgtagtgccatttgccccatacattggtgaaaatttcatttttatggacgataatgccagaccccatcgtgcgcgcatcgttcaggagtaccttgaagaggttgaagtctctcgaatggaatagccagcaagaagtccagatctcaatccgattgagcaggtttgagaCAACCttaatagaaggctgagaagttcagaaaatcatccagctactcttaatgacttaggaatccaactcggagaaatctgggaaggattagatcagaacattttaagatcactcattttgagtatgaaccgtcgttgccgagctgtaattaacgcaaggggtggaaataccaagtattaaatcacttatcagcatttcagtattttgaaaattgttcatttctcttctttaaagattcggtgaaatcctgaatttttcttccattcaatgtgtcttttttcgttcaaaaccttcccgagagaacataaaaaataagttataaagtcaatgtagagttaactttcatcaaaattgagattttcagaatgtgcgttaatttttttgcggagTGTATATAATTGAAGTTGAACAATTTAAAAAGTGTTTATTCGAGAGAGTACGCAACTTTTTTTTGAGGAAACTAACCATCCAGAATTGTATCTAAGGCACGAGTTAGCAATCTTAGGAGGTAACAGTGGACACAGTTTTTTTCGCTGCAATGTAGGGTCTTGTCTATGAGTTACGCGATAAAATATGCGGAAAAACACggttgatccacttcaccccgctatatccacttcaccccgtttgACGGTACTCATCAAAAATATTAATTGATCTGTTCTGGTTCAAAATAACCAAAATCTCCTTATAAATAAATTCAAagttagcaagaatatggcgggtGTACGGGGCTTAGAGCCCAATTgccgccactgtgtttgataaaATCTGTATTTTTGTTGTTCATAATGTTTCttctagaaaaaaataaaaagcttGAATGTggctttgaaatatttcttgtgTACTTATATCTTCTTTCTGGAGCAGTTATTTTTTGGTGGGCCACGAACCGCCACGGTACTACTTACTGTATATCCTGACCTCATTTCAACTGTACAAAATATTGAATCAATGTCATAGTCTCATATAAATAcctataggaaaatgcacctataagaaagagtttctggggcaggaagaaaccaaaagggAAACACTCTGGAGaaatcttccaggaatggaaGGAATTTTAAACTGCAAGATCCAGAAGTAGGAAGTctcctcacaggacattgtgaaaaatatgatgagaatgggcttatcagaaactAACGAGAGTATATTCTGTTGGGAAGAGAAGGAAACTCCTGTTCACCTGGCTACATATGCTGCTTTTAGTCAGGAAGTCAGGTGCGCGAAACCCCGGGGCTTGACGCACTAGAGCTTCACGTCCTCGCTACCACGGAAACGATTAATCTAAACTGAAGgctgaagggtacagggaaaaaaccatCAATGTCAATTTTTGTCAGAAAATGAGTTAGACACACAATTCAATTCAGAACGAAGAGTAGTATCTTATGGTATATTAAAACAGGCATGAAACTAGTTCATTCATACGTTAAATCGCTGCCGAAGATTCACCGTACAGGGAAAGAACTAACGATGTCGATCAATACACGGGAAGAAAAAATCTAAGTCATTTCATGTAATGCActcattttatgtataataatatcATTCATGATTATTccgaaaacaataatatttaatttgtcaaatttcaaataatataaacGGATTTCGAAGTTCAAAACGCGTTTTTCTCAGCTGGAAGGAAAATTGACATTGAAGGAtgtttccctgtacccttcaacTATCAAATTAAACTCAGGGCCGGTGTTAAGCGCCACTGCATGAGGGGCGGCATATTTCCGTATTTTCACATTAGATCAAAATCGGAAAGAACGTGTTAACGCCATTGTAGATCATCAGAGATGAAGAATCAAGGTAGGAATTTTGTACTTTTTCTGATAGTTCTTGATAATATTATACTTAATATAATTAAAGCCTTCTAACCGCgaaattattttgtgatactattatttcaatcagaaaataaatgcaaaaataatggtgaaatgaaatatatatataattgaaaaatgttcGAGTGATAACTCGAAAAAGATAGCTGGAAAAATTTTTAGTGCACGCCAATGAGTTAAGTTAGTTATATCTATCAATGACAGTTTTCATCGTGAAAATATAATAAGTTTCTTGAAATACACAGTATCCCCGAAAAGGCAATATTTGCATATTTGATGTTGTCATGAAAAAGTGGCCCATAAATTTCTAATTTAACATTGTTTCTTCGACGGTTGCAGAAATACCCTTAGGGGACAGAAAATTTGGGATGCATTGTACATTTTATTATTGATGCTTTTTTGACAGGAACACCAAAAATTCTGTGCTTCAGACGCCGAAATTACTCGCGCCGGTCCTGattaaactaacctaacctcagTACATATGACAAGTTCCAACTGTCAGTGCGTGAAGCCCCAGAAATTCGGGTGGTGCATCAGTGAGAGGGGAAGGAAAACCGGGACTTGACGCTCCGCGTCTAATTTAGGAGCGGCACGCTCCCAGGGTGCACCGGGTGCACCCCAGCTTATGACTGGAAAGGCCTTAtaatgcctcgccattgcaa
Above is a window of Coccinella septempunctata chromosome 5, icCocSept1.1, whole genome shotgun sequence DNA encoding:
- the LOC123314051 gene encoding piggyBac transposable element-derived protein 3-like → MDFRLERGLTLEEALHMAYDDDIDVREIFIEPPDSNILTDEDSGEEDSGGMLDNLSGRQLSQKAEVILNQPVASCSPEPEEFLFERPGMKDITWLKGDFEEMPKQFPQPDYTRYDNMSYIDIFESFLDEDIIQLLVDESNKYALFCNKPHPNISEDEMKCVIAILIVTGYNELPGRDYYWDSKADMKNALVCDSMRRDRFRQILKYLHCSDNTKPHLEDKMWKLRPLMDLLKRKFIDNWIPEQQLDYDESMIKYFGKHSCKQFIRGKPIRFGYKMWCLNSTSGYLVNFDLYTGKNPRGNSKYEVQFGKCAAPLINMIDEFPEHCKHLPIKFYFDNLFTSFNLLYYLKQKGYDGTGTMRENRIPKSCNLPPKKIMSKTKKRGDLVNAIDREHGILITKWMDNNVVIVASTCHGINPVTQAKRYSQSEKKIIQVSQPKLITEYNKCMGGTDFMDQQISRMFVKGILAKIQSRLSMIQRCEGAEKCRKKFANLQAAFVKYKDKKRQTGQGNVTKPPFFDELEIILGNKDKVAPPLIIDSIAQQANTSINDTENSESDVILCDEAEASTSKGLPKKNKFLNIRSSARPDKNQLLRELIDLQKQDIEERRSEFKIVINFQETSSQQ